Proteins co-encoded in one Waddliaceae bacterium genomic window:
- the pgsA gene encoding CDP-diacylglycerol--glycerol-3-phosphate 3-phosphatidyltransferase, translating to MGIATYLTFLRIFISPLFMVIYLAHQWLGISAVWLPYILLTLFAISELSDFADGFCARRYNQVSDLGKILDPMADSISRIAVFLAFTRGVVDLPILLVFVFIYRDAVISTLRTVCALRGIALAARVSGKIKALLQSIAVFFILLMMIPHSLGYLSTETLQDVAMYVVAVVAAYALFSGAEYVYANRMHVKAMLTYKKRNVL from the coding sequence ATGGGCATAGCGACGTATCTCACCTTTTTGCGTATCTTTATAAGCCCTCTATTTATGGTGATATATCTTGCGCACCAGTGGCTGGGGATCTCTGCCGTATGGCTGCCCTATATACTGCTGACGCTTTTCGCAATATCGGAGCTTTCGGACTTCGCCGACGGCTTTTGTGCCAGAAGATACAATCAGGTGTCCGACCTTGGCAAGATCCTAGACCCTATGGCCGACAGCATCTCGAGGATAGCCGTCTTCTTGGCCTTCACCCGCGGCGTCGTAGACCTTCCCATCTTGCTGGTCTTCGTCTTCATATACCGCGACGCCGTCATCAGCACATTGCGGACGGTATGTGCTCTGCGTGGCATAGCCCTGGCGGCGAGGGTCAGCGGCAAAATAAAGGCCCTTCTGCAGTCAATAGCGGTATTCTTTATCTTGCTGATGATGATACCGCACTCTCTTGGGTATCTTTCTACCGAGACGCTGCAGGACGTCGCCATGTACGTCGTTGCTGTCGTAGCGGCTTATGCCCTCTTTTCCGGCGCGGAATATGTCTACGCCAACAGGATGCATGTGAAAGCTATGTTAACATACAAAAAAAGGAACGTTTTATGA
- a CDS encoding adenosine kinase, which translates to MSNKYEVLGLGGCILDLVVQVSEDFLETVPGEKGGMELVGHDDIVSIITSCSGEAIEVPGGSAANAIKGISHLGIHCAMAGKVGNDKQGASYKKGLEDLEITPVLFNTDTPSAIVLCLVTPDGQRTMRTYLGASAETRGADLTAEMFHGVKLVHIEGYTLDHHNLTERAMELAKDAGALVSFDFSSFEIIKRYKERIMSLLENYIDIIFGNEDEMKTITGLPPKEACQHLGMMCDTAITLVGKKGCYVSHNNTTSHYPAIPIKHPLDTTGAGDLFASGFLYGLLKDQNMKTCAQYGAITGNAVVQTLGAEISQSSWQNIVLRTTRP; encoded by the coding sequence ATGAGCAACAAATATGAAGTTTTAGGCCTCGGCGGCTGTATCTTAGACCTCGTCGTGCAGGTCTCAGAAGACTTCCTCGAAACAGTACCAGGAGAGAAAGGCGGGATGGAACTCGTCGGACACGACGACATCGTGTCCATCATCACCAGCTGCAGTGGCGAGGCCATCGAAGTCCCCGGCGGCAGCGCCGCCAACGCAATAAAAGGGATATCACACCTAGGCATCCATTGTGCTATGGCAGGAAAAGTCGGCAACGACAAACAAGGAGCCTCCTATAAGAAAGGCCTCGAAGACCTGGAAATAACACCAGTACTCTTCAACACAGACACCCCTTCGGCAATAGTCTTGTGCCTAGTAACACCCGACGGACAACGCACCATGCGTACATATCTGGGGGCTTCGGCGGAGACGAGAGGCGCAGACCTTACCGCAGAGATGTTCCACGGCGTGAAACTCGTCCATATCGAAGGATATACCCTCGACCATCACAACCTCACAGAACGCGCTATGGAGCTAGCAAAAGACGCCGGAGCCCTCGTATCTTTCGACTTCTCAAGCTTCGAGATAATAAAACGCTACAAAGAACGTATCATGTCCCTCTTAGAAAACTACATAGACATAATCTTCGGAAACGAAGACGAGATGAAAACAATAACAGGGCTCCCCCCAAAAGAAGCATGCCAACACCTCGGAATGATGTGCGACACCGCTATAACACTAGTAGGAAAAAAGGGCTGCTACGTCTCTCACAACAACACAACAAGCCACTATCCTGCCATCCCAATAAAACACCCACTAGATACAACAGGCGCCGGAGACCTCTTCGCCAGCGGATTCCTCTACGGACTCCTAAAAGACCAAAACATGAAAACATGCGCACAATACGGCGCCATAACAGGTAACGCCGTAGTACAAACCCTCGGCGCTGAAATATCACAATCCTCATGGCAAAACATAGTGTTAAGGACTACGCGTCCTTAA